Within the Candidatus Reidiella endopervernicosa genome, the region GAATAGGTCTCGAACTAAAAGGCGTTTTAAAACCAAAGAGCCCCCAGCCAAACGAGGGCATCAGAATAAACCAGGGAAGTGCGCTCGTGAGCAGACCGAAGATTGATGCCATCAGCAGATGATTAGTAGAGAGGCCAATCCCGGTGATCATCAGCAGCAAAGGGTAGAAGAGCGCAACTACACCGCCACCGATAATAAAATGGAACAGCTGCCCAATTCGAAGCTCATTCGCTACGGGATCGGTGGTGGCAATATCTCGATGAAAAAACAGACCAGATAACAGGCTGTGAGCCCAGCGACCAACGTAGGCACCCGTTACACCGCTACTGATACCAACCTTACTGAGCTGTGCCTCGGTGATATCCATCAGTACCGAGCCGACGAGTCCGCCGATAAAAGCAACCAACCAGATTTCCAATGTAACGCTCCCTGTCGATCGGTAGTGTGGTGTGGATGGTTAGCTCGCTCTTAATGCCAGGTAGTCGTCGATCAGCAGGGCGAGTTTGTCATGAATGTGCGCTTCAAATTCGTTCAGGCTTTTATCAAAGATCCCTAAATATTTGTCCGCCTTATCGTGTGTCAGGGATTTTTCATTAACCATGTACTGCATCTCAGGAAGCGTCTTATCATGGCGCGGCGAAAGCTCCCAGTGGACAAAGTCGGAGTCGAGATCTTCAACCTCAAGCTGTGCGAAATTGCAGAACTCCTCGACGGTCTCTCGGCCCTCCGGCCCAAGACAGCCCGGCTCGATTCGCACGACAACATTGAGTTTCTTCTCTTGTGGTAAAGGCAGGCTGTTTTTCATCTCGTTTTGTCAGTTCTGTCAGTTGGTTGCGATAAATTAGGGCTACC harbors:
- a CDS encoding DUF2938 family protein, whose product is MEIWLVAFIGGLVGSVLMDITEAQLSKVGISSGVTGAYVGRWAHSLLSGLFFHRDIATTDPVANELRIGQLFHFIIGGGVVALFYPLLLMITGIGLSTNHLLMASIFGLLTSALPWFILMPSFGWGLFGFKTPFSSRPILSPLLSHIPYGFGIGATLLIYYELLS